One part of the Arthrobacter tumbae genome encodes these proteins:
- a CDS encoding polyphenol oxidase family protein, producing MFFWTSLVAPGIRVAFTDRGAGNLAPHVGGNPDAAVRSRHALEVELGIGPDSLHFMNQTHSTVLAEAGTGTGTRTVPDADALLSLTGTDTLAVLVADCVPVVLVGSTARNEPMTAVIHAGRKGVEGNIAGRTVGAMRRRGAESISAWIGPSVCGQCYEVPEAMREEVAGTVPLTHGTTRWGTPALNLPAGVRGQLETLAVSVQDLGADGNPCTLENERLFSHRAVGQGRPAGRLAGLVWPDA from the coding sequence GTGTTCTTCTGGACATCGCTTGTAGCGCCCGGCATCCGGGTTGCCTTCACTGATCGTGGCGCGGGGAACCTCGCTCCGCACGTCGGGGGCAACCCGGATGCCGCCGTTCGTTCCAGGCACGCGCTGGAGGTTGAGTTGGGAATTGGTCCGGATTCACTCCATTTCATGAACCAGACCCACTCGACCGTCCTGGCAGAGGCAGGGACAGGCACAGGCACACGCACCGTACCCGACGCTGATGCCCTTTTGAGCTTGACCGGTACGGACACACTCGCCGTCCTGGTGGCGGACTGCGTTCCTGTCGTGCTCGTCGGATCCACTGCTCGGAATGAGCCCATGACGGCGGTCATCCACGCCGGCCGAAAAGGCGTCGAAGGGAACATTGCTGGGCGAACGGTCGGCGCAATGCGTCGGCGCGGGGCTGAATCCATTTCAGCGTGGATCGGGCCATCCGTGTGCGGCCAGTGCTACGAGGTGCCGGAGGCCATGCGTGAGGAGGTCGCCGGGACCGTGCCGCTGACCCATGGCACTACACGCTGGGGGACTCCTGCGCTCAACCTCCCCGCGGGCGTTCGGGGCCAACTCGAGACGCTTGCCGTCTCCGTGCAGGATCTTGGCGCGGACGGCAATCCATGCACGCTCGAGAACGAACGCCTCTTCTCCCATCGCGCCGTTGGGCAGGGCCGGCCGGCGGGGCGACTGGCCGGATTGGTGTGGCCGGATGCCTGA
- a CDS encoding YggS family pyridoxal phosphate-dependent enzyme, with protein sequence MPDSMGRHAELEANLRRVNKRIDDAMAACGRTDRPNLIVVTKFFPPGDVVLLSKLGVRDVGENRDQEAAAKAREIPDSELRWHFIGQLQSNKVRSVVSYAHSVHSVDRNSLAIALEKAMARHSEHSDLVKEESTGNRPALLDCFVQVNLSAEDAGRGGAQPSHALEVAARIHDAGHLHLAGVMAVAPLGGDPRDAFNRLADISSELVSRYPAANSISAGMSGDLEHAIAAGATHLRVGSDVLGARPPVG encoded by the coding sequence ATGCCTGATTCGATGGGAAGGCACGCTGAACTGGAGGCCAATCTTCGGCGCGTCAACAAACGTATTGATGACGCGATGGCGGCATGCGGCCGCACGGACCGGCCGAACCTCATTGTGGTGACCAAGTTCTTCCCACCGGGGGACGTGGTGCTGCTTTCTAAGCTCGGGGTTCGGGACGTCGGCGAGAACCGCGATCAGGAAGCTGCTGCCAAAGCGCGGGAAATCCCGGACTCGGAACTGCGCTGGCACTTTATCGGCCAACTGCAGAGCAATAAGGTGCGATCAGTTGTCAGCTACGCACACTCCGTACACTCTGTCGACCGCAATTCACTGGCGATTGCGCTGGAAAAGGCGATGGCACGACACTCCGAACATTCCGATCTGGTCAAGGAAGAAAGTACGGGCAACCGTCCTGCGCTGCTGGACTGTTTCGTCCAGGTCAACCTGTCAGCCGAAGACGCCGGTCGCGGGGGAGCGCAGCCTTCCCACGCGCTTGAGGTCGCCGCGAGAATCCACGACGCCGGCCATCTGCATCTGGCGGGAGTGATGGCCGTTGCGCCGCTTGGCGGGGACCCGCGCGACGCCTTCAACCGGCTGGCTGACATTTCTTCCGAGCTCGTATCCCGCTACCCTGCGGCAAACAGCATCTCCGCGGGGATGAGCGGCGACCTTGAGCATGCGATCGCGGCCGGTGCGACACACCTGCGCGTCGGTTCAGATGTCCTCGGTGCCCGCCCTCCTGTGGGGTAG
- a CDS encoding cell division protein SepF: protein MAGALRKTMIYLGLADGDEHYEPEPKTSHSRNEDYSVDYDRDERHVEAAPVAKAAPEEYRAPVTPIKRAQSAREDASSLRQITTVHPRSYNDAKIIGESFRDGIPVIMNVTDMGEGDAKRLVDFSAGLVFGLHGSIERVTNKVFLLSPSYIEVLGEDQKTSDGQASFFNQS, encoded by the coding sequence ATGGCTGGCGCACTGCGCAAGACAATGATTTACCTTGGGCTCGCCGACGGTGACGAGCACTACGAGCCCGAGCCAAAGACATCTCACAGCAGGAACGAGGACTACTCCGTGGACTACGACCGTGACGAGCGCCATGTCGAAGCCGCGCCGGTAGCGAAGGCGGCTCCGGAGGAGTACCGCGCCCCGGTCACGCCCATCAAGCGAGCACAGTCGGCACGCGAGGACGCTTCATCGCTTCGTCAGATCACCACGGTGCACCCGCGCTCCTACAATGACGCGAAGATCATCGGAGAAAGCTTCCGCGACGGCATTCCTGTCATCATGAACGTCACGGACATGGGCGAAGGTGACGCCAAACGGCTGGTTGATTTCTCGGCCGGCCTCGTCTTCGGCCTCCATGGCTCGATCGAACGCGTCACCAACAAGGTATTCCTCCTGTCGCCCTCCTACATCGAGGTCCTCGGCGAAGACCAGAAGACCAGCGACGGTCAGGCGAGTTTCTTCAATCAAAGCTGA
- a CDS encoding YggT family protein, with protein MSLVFALIYLVLMLFQLALIIRIVYDAVQMFARNWRPRRLALVLASMVYAVTDPPIRLFRRLIPPLRLGGVSLDLAFIVVFLGATILKAVAGSLAMA; from the coding sequence GTGAGCTTGGTCTTCGCCCTGATCTACCTGGTGCTGATGCTGTTCCAGCTCGCGCTAATCATTCGTATTGTTTATGACGCCGTTCAAATGTTTGCCCGCAATTGGCGACCCAGAAGGCTGGCGTTGGTTCTCGCATCCATGGTGTATGCAGTGACAGATCCGCCTATCCGGTTATTCCGCCGGCTCATCCCGCCGCTCCGGTTGGGTGGCGTGTCGCTTGACCTGGCGTTCATCGTGGTGTTCCTGGGGGCTACTATCCTCAAGGCCGTCGCGGGTTCTTTGGCAATGGCCTGA
- a CDS encoding DivIVA domain-containing protein, whose translation MALTPEDVVNKRFQPTKFREGYDQDEVDDFLDEIVVELRRLNQENDDLRRQLSEVPTGTAQNSAVPAPVAASTTTEEVREEEKPEEPKVEAPKAEERPAPQPVAAAAPVQQGGTAESAAGVLAMAQKLHDEYVNAGVEQRDKIIAEAQIEASGLVNDAQEKSRKVLGALEQQKAVLERKVEQLRSFERDYRSRLKAYIEGQLRDLDSRGSVASETADA comes from the coding sequence ATGGCCCTGACGCCAGAAGATGTTGTCAACAAGCGGTTCCAGCCCACCAAATTCCGGGAAGGCTATGACCAGGACGAGGTGGATGACTTCCTCGACGAGATCGTCGTCGAACTGCGTCGCCTGAACCAGGAAAACGACGACCTTCGCCGCCAGCTTTCGGAAGTTCCCACGGGCACGGCACAGAACTCCGCTGTCCCCGCTCCAGTGGCCGCCAGCACCACTACCGAAGAGGTCCGCGAGGAAGAGAAGCCCGAGGAGCCCAAGGTGGAAGCGCCAAAGGCCGAGGAGCGCCCGGCGCCTCAGCCGGTCGCCGCGGCAGCGCCCGTCCAGCAGGGCGGCACTGCAGAGTCCGCCGCGGGCGTCCTTGCCATGGCGCAGAAGCTTCACGACGAGTACGTCAACGCCGGCGTTGAGCAGCGCGACAAGATCATCGCCGAAGCCCAGATCGAAGCCAGCGGACTCGTCAATGACGCCCAGGAGAAGAGCCGTAAGGTGCTCGGCGCACTCGAACAGCAGAAGGCAGTCCTCGAGCGCAAGGTCGAGCAGCTCCGCAGCTTCGAGCGTGACTACCGCTCCCGCCTCAAGGCATATATTGAAGGTCAGCTCCGCGACCTTGATTCCCGCGGTTCCGTTGCATCGGAAACGGCAGACGCCTAA
- the lspA gene encoding signal peptidase II, translating to MTEHPSASGPDSGRSHRKHGKRIGARYALLLVAFALVAYIIDQLTKIWVVSTMVEGQITEVLPPVLSWHFIRNSGAAFSIGTEITWVFTIIQALVSIAIITQIGKVASKGWAVALGLVLGGAVGNLTDRLVREPTFGQGHVVDFIALPNFAIFNIADIAVVSGVILICLLTLRGIGMDGLRSNEEREDADNTGVADDERQ from the coding sequence ATGACCGAGCATCCTTCCGCCTCAGGCCCCGATTCCGGCCGGTCGCATCGCAAGCACGGCAAACGCATCGGAGCACGCTACGCGCTGCTTCTGGTTGCATTTGCACTGGTCGCCTATATCATCGATCAGCTCACCAAGATCTGGGTGGTGTCCACCATGGTGGAGGGTCAGATCACTGAGGTACTGCCGCCCGTGCTGAGTTGGCATTTCATTCGCAATTCCGGGGCGGCTTTCTCCATCGGAACGGAGATCACCTGGGTATTCACCATCATCCAGGCCCTCGTTTCCATCGCGATCATCACACAGATCGGCAAGGTAGCCTCAAAAGGCTGGGCTGTTGCGCTGGGACTGGTGCTGGGCGGTGCCGTCGGGAACCTCACAGACCGCCTGGTCCGCGAACCCACCTTCGGGCAGGGGCATGTCGTCGACTTCATCGCCCTGCCGAATTTCGCGATCTTCAACATCGCCGACATCGCCGTGGTCAGCGGAGTCATTCTCATTTGCCTGCTGACACTGCGCGGTATCGGTATGGACGGACTGCGCAGCAACGAAGAGCGGGAGGATGCGGACAATACCGGGGTGGCCGATGACGAACGCCAGTAG
- a CDS encoding RluA family pseudouridine synthase, which translates to MTNASSTFDIPQSAEGQRIDAVLAALTGASRSIAAGWCSGGYVTMDGTTVQKSTRAVPGGLLTVVVPEKTDPLRIVAEPVDGMGILFDDDDLVVIDKPVGVAAHPSPGWVGPTVVGALAAAGYRISTTGAPERVGIVHRLDVGTSGAMVVAKSEHAYTVLKQAFRERTVDKQYHALVQGLPDPLQGTIEAPIGRHPAHDWKFAVMEDGRPSVTHYAVEEAFGKASLVKVRLETGRTHQIRVHFSALRHPCAGDLTYGADPRLAAELGLTRQWLHASKLSFDHPRSGERVAVESGFPMDLQYALDALTSGTV; encoded by the coding sequence ATGACGAACGCCAGTAGTACTTTTGACATTCCGCAGTCGGCTGAAGGCCAGCGGATCGATGCCGTGTTGGCCGCTTTGACCGGAGCCTCCCGTTCGATTGCAGCGGGATGGTGCAGCGGCGGATACGTCACCATGGATGGTACAACCGTGCAGAAGTCGACCCGCGCCGTCCCTGGTGGGCTGCTCACCGTCGTCGTTCCGGAAAAGACCGATCCGCTGCGGATTGTGGCCGAGCCGGTTGACGGGATGGGCATCCTTTTCGATGATGATGACCTGGTGGTCATCGACAAGCCGGTGGGAGTTGCCGCGCATCCCTCTCCGGGTTGGGTGGGTCCCACTGTTGTCGGAGCGCTGGCGGCCGCCGGGTACCGGATCTCCACGACGGGTGCCCCGGAGCGGGTAGGCATCGTTCACAGGCTCGACGTCGGGACCTCCGGAGCGATGGTGGTCGCCAAAAGCGAGCATGCCTATACCGTCCTTAAACAGGCTTTCCGGGAGCGTACGGTGGACAAGCAGTATCACGCGCTTGTCCAGGGTCTGCCGGATCCGCTCCAGGGAACCATAGAGGCTCCCATCGGCCGTCATCCCGCTCACGACTGGAAGTTTGCGGTCATGGAGGACGGACGTCCGTCCGTCACGCACTATGCGGTGGAAGAAGCGTTCGGCAAGGCGAGTCTCGTCAAGGTACGGCTGGAGACCGGACGCACGCACCAGATCCGCGTGCACTTCTCCGCGCTGCGCCATCCTTGCGCCGGTGATTTGACATATGGGGCGGACCCCCGCCTGGCAGCGGAGCTCGGACTTACCCGGCAATGGCTTCACGCCAGCAAGCTCTCATTCGACCATCCGCGCAGCGGCGAACGGGTAGCTGTTGAAAGCGGGTTCCCCATGGATCTGCAGTACGCCCTCGACGCGCTGACCAGCGGAACGGTCTGA
- the dnaE gene encoding DNA polymerase III subunit alpha, with the protein MVSSAPSSSPVAPASSRDSFVHLHNHTEYSMLDGAARLSDLFSHTAELGMNALATTDHGFVFGAFDFWNKARDAGVKPIIGVEAYLTPGTARADKTRVKWGGGGRDDVSGAGAYTHMTLWSETTEGMHNLFRMSSLASLEGYLYKPRMDRDLLQTYGKGLIATTGCPSGEVQTKLRLGLYREAVQAASDFRDIFGRENYFCELMDHGLDIERNVQADLIKLARELGLPLVATNDLHYTHAEDAKAHAALLCVQSGSTMADPKRFKFDADEFYLKSPAEMRAIFRDFPDACDNTLLIAERCDVEFNTKANYMPRFPVPEGENEQSWFVKEVETGLQYRYPGGVPDDVRKQAEFEVGVITQMGFPGYFLVVADFINWAKNNGIRVGPGRGSGAGSMVAYAMRITDLDPLKHGLIFERFLNPERVSMPDFDVDFDDRRRSEVIRYVTEKYGDERVAMIVTYGTIKAKQALKDSSRVMGYPFSTGERLTKAMPPDVMGKGLALADVHNKDAKRFSEAEELRELLKTDAESAKVFETALGLEGLKRQWGVHAAGVIMSSDPLIDIIPIMRRDQDGQIITQFDYPTCEGLGLIKMDFLGLRNLTIITDAVENIKANQGEDLVLEDLELDDRESYELLARGDTLGVFQLDGGPMRSLLKLMRPDNFEDISAVLALYRPGPMGVNSHTNYALRKNGMQEIEPIHPELEGPLEEILGGTYGLIVYQEQVMSAAQKLANFTLGQADMLRRAMGKKKKSELDKQQADFFAGMKANGYSQSAMDKLWIVLESFSDYAFNKAHTAAYGLVSYWTAFLKAHYPAEYMAALLTSVGDDKDKLAIYLNECRRMGITVLPPDVNESSVNFTPVGTDIRFGMGAIRNVGANVVGGMVAAREEKGAFGSFSDFLQKVPAVVCNKRTIESLIKAGAFDSLGHPRRALAMIHEEAVDSVVVLKRNEAANQFDLFSAFDDPGAGTGLSVEVPDLPEWAKKDKLAFERDMLGLYVSDHPLQGLEGLLSQHADSAITSVISEDGPADGAIVTIAGMITSLQRRIAKNSGNAYARAEIEDLGGSMEVMFFGQVYGPIASVLEEDLIVVVRGRLQRRDDGAVTLNAQELSVPDLTEGHSGPVVISMLHHRATEPVIHELGSVLRQHRGNSEVRLHVRKERQMSVLSLPVDLRVNPTPALFGDLKVLLGPTCLDA; encoded by the coding sequence GTGGTTTCCTCAGCTCCGTCCTCATCCCCAGTGGCCCCGGCTTCGTCCCGGGATTCCTTCGTCCACCTTCACAATCACACCGAGTACTCGATGCTCGATGGCGCCGCCCGCCTGAGCGATCTTTTCAGCCATACGGCGGAACTCGGCATGAATGCGTTGGCCACCACCGACCACGGGTTCGTATTCGGTGCGTTCGACTTCTGGAACAAGGCCCGTGATGCTGGAGTGAAGCCGATTATCGGCGTCGAGGCCTACCTGACGCCCGGCACTGCCCGCGCGGACAAGACCCGTGTCAAATGGGGAGGCGGCGGACGCGACGACGTGTCGGGTGCGGGCGCATACACCCACATGACCCTGTGGTCGGAAACGACCGAGGGCATGCACAATCTGTTCCGGATGTCCTCCCTTGCTTCGCTCGAGGGCTACCTGTACAAACCGCGCATGGACCGCGATCTGCTCCAGACCTACGGCAAAGGGCTGATTGCCACCACCGGTTGCCCTTCGGGAGAGGTCCAGACAAAGCTGCGCCTCGGCCTGTACCGGGAGGCAGTTCAGGCGGCGTCCGACTTCCGCGACATCTTCGGTCGGGAAAACTACTTCTGTGAACTCATGGACCATGGGCTGGATATTGAGCGGAACGTCCAGGCAGACCTCATCAAACTCGCCCGTGAACTGGGCCTTCCCCTTGTAGCCACCAATGACCTCCACTACACCCATGCAGAGGACGCAAAGGCGCACGCGGCACTGCTGTGCGTGCAGTCAGGGTCCACCATGGCGGACCCCAAGCGCTTCAAGTTCGACGCCGACGAGTTCTACCTCAAGTCCCCGGCCGAGATGCGGGCAATCTTCCGCGACTTTCCTGACGCTTGCGACAACACCCTGCTCATTGCCGAGCGGTGTGATGTCGAGTTCAACACCAAGGCCAACTACATGCCGCGCTTTCCGGTCCCGGAGGGTGAGAACGAGCAGTCCTGGTTCGTCAAGGAAGTCGAGACGGGCCTGCAGTACCGCTACCCGGGAGGCGTACCGGACGACGTCCGCAAGCAGGCGGAGTTCGAGGTCGGCGTCATCACGCAGATGGGCTTCCCGGGCTATTTCCTGGTTGTGGCCGACTTCATCAACTGGGCCAAGAACAACGGCATCCGGGTGGGTCCCGGGCGCGGATCAGGTGCCGGTTCCATGGTGGCGTATGCCATGCGCATCACCGACCTGGACCCCCTGAAGCACGGCCTCATCTTCGAGCGGTTCCTCAATCCGGAGCGCGTTTCCATGCCGGACTTCGACGTTGACTTTGACGATCGCCGCCGCTCCGAGGTCATCCGGTACGTGACCGAGAAGTATGGCGACGAGCGCGTCGCCATGATCGTCACCTACGGGACGATCAAAGCCAAGCAGGCACTCAAGGATTCATCGCGTGTCATGGGCTACCCGTTCTCCACGGGGGAGCGCCTCACCAAGGCCATGCCACCGGACGTCATGGGCAAGGGCCTCGCACTGGCGGACGTGCACAACAAGGACGCCAAGCGCTTCTCGGAGGCGGAGGAACTGCGCGAGCTCCTGAAGACCGATGCCGAGTCTGCGAAGGTATTCGAGACAGCCCTGGGACTGGAGGGGCTGAAGCGCCAATGGGGCGTGCACGCGGCCGGGGTCATCATGTCCTCCGACCCGCTGATCGACATCATTCCGATCATGCGCCGTGACCAGGACGGCCAGATCATCACGCAGTTCGACTACCCCACGTGTGAGGGCCTCGGCCTGATCAAGATGGATTTCCTCGGCCTGAGGAACCTGACGATCATCACCGACGCCGTCGAGAACATCAAGGCCAACCAGGGCGAGGACCTCGTTCTGGAAGACCTTGAGCTCGACGACAGGGAGTCCTATGAGCTGCTGGCGCGCGGCGACACCCTTGGCGTCTTCCAGCTCGACGGCGGGCCCATGCGGTCCCTCCTGAAGCTCATGCGCCCCGACAACTTCGAGGACATCTCCGCGGTCCTCGCGCTTTACCGACCCGGTCCCATGGGCGTGAACTCCCACACGAACTATGCCCTGCGCAAGAATGGCATGCAGGAGATCGAGCCGATTCACCCCGAACTCGAGGGACCACTCGAGGAGATCCTCGGCGGCACCTACGGCCTGATTGTGTACCAGGAGCAAGTCATGTCGGCTGCCCAGAAGCTGGCGAACTTCACTCTGGGCCAGGCGGATATGCTTCGCCGTGCCATGGGCAAGAAGAAGAAGTCCGAGCTGGACAAGCAACAAGCTGACTTCTTCGCCGGCATGAAAGCGAACGGTTACTCCCAGTCGGCCATGGACAAGCTCTGGATCGTGCTTGAGTCGTTTTCCGACTACGCCTTCAACAAGGCCCATACCGCCGCGTACGGCCTTGTATCGTACTGGACGGCGTTCCTCAAGGCGCATTATCCCGCCGAGTACATGGCGGCCCTGCTGACCAGCGTCGGAGACGACAAGGACAAGCTAGCCATCTACCTCAACGAGTGCCGACGGATGGGCATCACGGTACTGCCGCCGGATGTCAACGAGTCGAGCGTCAACTTCACCCCGGTCGGAACCGATATCCGCTTCGGGATGGGCGCCATTCGAAACGTCGGCGCAAACGTGGTCGGTGGGATGGTGGCTGCGCGGGAGGAGAAGGGCGCGTTTGGATCCTTCTCGGATTTCCTGCAGAAGGTGCCCGCCGTCGTCTGTAACAAACGGACTATTGAGTCGCTCATCAAGGCTGGTGCCTTCGACTCACTGGGTCACCCGCGCCGGGCCCTGGCGATGATCCACGAGGAAGCCGTGGATTCCGTCGTCGTGCTCAAGCGCAACGAAGCCGCCAACCAGTTCGATCTCTTCAGCGCCTTCGACGATCCGGGCGCCGGGACCGGGCTCTCGGTCGAGGTTCCGGATCTGCCGGAGTGGGCCAAAAAGGACAAGCTCGCGTTCGAGCGGGACATGCTGGGCCTCTATGTATCCGACCATCCCCTCCAGGGTCTGGAAGGCTTGCTCAGCCAGCATGCTGATTCCGCTATCACCTCGGTTATCAGCGAAGACGGCCCGGCGGACGGCGCGATCGTCACCATCGCGGGCATGATCACCTCACTGCAGCGCAGGATCGCGAAGAACAGCGGAAACGCCTACGCCAGGGCGGAGATAGAAGATCTTGGCGGGTCGATGGAAGTGATGTTCTTCGGCCAGGTATACGGACCGATCGCGTCGGTGCTTGAGGAGGATCTGATCGTGGTGGTCCGCGGACGCCTGCAACGGCGCGACGACGGCGCGGTCACCCTCAACGCGCAGGAACTCTCTGTTCCGGACCTGACGGAGGGACACTCCGGCCCGGTGGTCATCTCCATGCTTCACCACAGGGCCACCGAACCGGTGATCCATGAACTCGGCTCAGTGCTGAGGCAGCACCGTGGCAACTCGGAGGTGCGGCTGCATGTCCGCAAGGAACGCCAGATGTCAGTGCTTTCGCTGCCGGTTGACCTTCGGGTGAACCCCACGCCCGCACTGTTTGGGGACCTCAAGGTGCTTCTTGGACCCACGTGCCTCGATGCATGA
- the hisD gene encoding histidinol dehydrogenase, translating to MTAQTASGSFDAFHTIDLRGTHLSPAALRAAMPRSTTSSFDSVAPRVEEIITAVRTRGFDALSELAQRFDGVEQFHPRVPAEALSEALRTLSPDVRAALEESIDRARVFALAQKPQDVVVDIRPGAALTQRWVPVGRVGLYVPGGLAVLASSVIMNVVPAQAAGVESIALASPPQKEFGGLPHPVILAAAELLGVKEVYGIGGAQAIAAFAHGVSGQENRAAIEPVDVVTGPGNIYVATAKRLVKGIVGIDAEAGTTEIAVLADRSAQPRLVAADLISQAEHDPNAASVLITPSAELAAAVRAELSIQAESTRHRDRVETALAGAQSGTILVDDIDHGIAVCDAYAAEHLEIHTDQASAVAARIQNAGAIFVGDYSPVSLGDYCAGSNHVLPTAGTAAFASGLSVFTFLRAMQVIDYSVDALREVSEHVVQLAQAEDLPGHGDAVRIRFS from the coding sequence GTGACTGCTCAGACCGCCTCCGGATCATTCGACGCCTTCCACACGATCGACCTGCGCGGGACGCATCTATCTCCAGCGGCACTCCGGGCCGCTATGCCGCGGAGCACCACGTCGTCGTTCGATTCGGTCGCCCCGCGCGTCGAAGAGATCATTACTGCTGTCCGGACGCGCGGATTCGACGCGCTCAGCGAATTGGCACAGCGGTTCGACGGCGTTGAGCAGTTCCACCCGCGGGTGCCGGCCGAGGCATTGAGTGAGGCGCTTCGGACGCTTTCGCCCGACGTGCGTGCGGCGCTGGAGGAGTCCATTGACCGCGCCCGCGTCTTTGCCCTCGCGCAGAAGCCGCAGGACGTCGTCGTCGACATCCGCCCCGGAGCAGCCCTTACCCAGCGGTGGGTGCCGGTTGGCAGGGTAGGGCTCTATGTCCCCGGGGGGCTTGCGGTCCTCGCCTCGTCGGTCATCATGAATGTGGTGCCGGCACAGGCAGCCGGTGTTGAATCCATTGCACTGGCATCGCCGCCGCAGAAGGAATTCGGGGGACTGCCGCACCCGGTGATTCTTGCAGCGGCTGAACTGCTGGGCGTCAAGGAGGTCTATGGCATCGGCGGTGCCCAGGCGATTGCCGCCTTCGCACACGGTGTGTCGGGTCAGGAGAATCGTGCCGCGATTGAGCCGGTTGACGTTGTCACCGGCCCGGGGAACATCTACGTCGCCACAGCGAAGCGGCTGGTCAAAGGCATTGTCGGCATTGATGCTGAGGCCGGCACGACAGAGATCGCGGTGCTGGCCGACCGGTCGGCACAGCCGAGGCTGGTTGCAGCAGACCTCATCAGCCAGGCCGAACACGACCCGAACGCCGCGTCGGTGCTGATCACGCCTTCGGCTGAACTGGCAGCCGCCGTCCGCGCGGAGTTGTCGATTCAGGCCGAATCCACCCGGCACCGCGACCGGGTGGAAACTGCGCTGGCCGGAGCCCAATCGGGCACCATCCTCGTGGACGACATCGACCACGGCATCGCAGTGTGTGACGCGTATGCGGCCGAGCATCTGGAGATTCACACCGATCAGGCGTCGGCGGTGGCGGCCCGTATCCAGAACGCGGGGGCTATCTTCGTGGGCGATTACAGTCCCGTAAGCTTGGGGGATTACTGTGCGGGCTCGAATCACGTCCTGCCCACAGCCGGCACTGCGGCCTTCGCGTCGGGGCTGAGCGTGTTTACCTTCCTGCGGGCGATGCAGGTCATCGACTACAGCGTCGACGCCCTGCGGGAGGTCAGTGAGCACGTCGTCCAGCTCGCCCAGGCTGAGGATCTGCCGGGACACGGCGACGCAGTGAGGATCCGCTTTTCCTGA
- the nrdR gene encoding transcriptional regulator NrdR codes for MHCPFCRSSDSRVVDSRLTDDGSAIRRRRQCPECGKRFTTVETTSLSVIKRSGVAEPFSRSKVISGVRKACQGRPVTEDDLALLAQDVEEAVRASGVAEIDAHEVGLAILGPLQKLDQVAYLRFASVYQGFDSLEDFEKAIEKLRREAENAAGKVPSGTQRPLTAT; via the coding sequence GTGCACTGTCCGTTCTGCCGCAGTTCCGACTCCCGTGTCGTGGACAGCCGTCTCACCGATGATGGATCGGCGATCCGCCGTCGGCGCCAGTGCCCCGAATGCGGCAAGCGATTCACCACCGTGGAAACCACCAGCCTGTCGGTCATCAAACGGTCCGGGGTCGCCGAGCCCTTCAGCCGCAGCAAAGTCATCAGCGGCGTACGCAAGGCCTGCCAGGGCCGTCCAGTCACTGAGGATGACCTCGCGTTGTTGGCGCAGGACGTCGAGGAGGCCGTTCGTGCAAGCGGCGTCGCAGAAATCGATGCCCACGAAGTCGGGCTGGCTATCCTTGGGCCGCTCCAGAAGCTGGACCAGGTAGCCTACCTTCGCTTCGCGAGCGTGTACCAAGGCTTTGATTCCCTCGAGGACTTCGAAAAGGCTATCGAGAAGCTCCGACGCGAAGCGGAGAACGCGGCCGGCAAGGTTCCGTCGGGTACGCAACGGCCGCTCACGGCCACATAA